From the Paraflavitalea soli genome, the window GCTTCGGAAAAGTGTGCCCTGCTTATCCAGGAATGATCCGGGCGCAGAGCGACGTTTTTAATAGTACTGTCCTTGCAGGAGTCGCAGGCAGGTACATCGCCCAGACGGTTGATCCAGGCCAATAAGGAGTCACTTCTTTGTTGTTTGTCCCGGGTGGCCATCACTGCAGGAATGATGTCTGTTAATTCCTTATCCCAGTTAAACTTTCCCTGGGTCACAGCAGGGTGATGGTATTTCAGGAATCCCCACAACTTGCCCAGTACAAACAGATGGTCCACTTCCTGTTTGGAAAGCGGCGCCAGCAGGGTGCTGCTCTTTGTCGAATCAGGGATAGGCGTAGCGATGCTGGTACCCTGACCGAAAACACCCGTCACGATCAGTGTAAATAGGAGTACAAGTAAGTATGGCATGGTATGGAGCTTGACGTAAATAATAGGTTTTTGTTTGTTCATTTGACAAACCTATTACAGCCGGAAGGCAGGGAGAAAAACGTTACACCAACAGGCTTTTTCCCGGTACAAAACCGGTGAGGAGGGCGTAGGACATTGTTAAATAAACACTAAAGCCTGGGTTAGAATGTCTGCCCGGTATACAGCATTCAAAATAATTTTCCATTTTACAGGCTGATCGCTGCTACAGTACCCTCCCCTAATTGGAAAAAACTTATTTCACTTCAATATTTTCTATGCTACAAAACTACCTGAAGATAGCCTGGCGCAACCTGCTTAGGCACAAAAGTTTTTCCCTCATTAATATCCTGGGCCTCTCAACAGGCATAGCCGCCTGCACCATTATTTTCCTGTATGTACGGTATGAGCTAACGTACGATCGCCATAATACCCAGGTCGATCGCATAGCCAGGGTGGGTACTACGCTCCATTGCCCGGGATCGGATATGGAATTTGGCACCAGCCCCTATCCCCTGGCCGATGCCTTGAAGCGTGACTTTCCGGAAATAGCCGCTTCGGTGAGACTGGATCCGAACCCTTCAGTGATCAGTCACAATAATGAGTTATTCAGTGAATCAGACTTCTACCTTACGGACCAAAGCATCTTTTCTATCTTCTCCTATTCCTTTATAGAAGGTGATCCTGCCCATGCATTGCAACAGCCTAACAGTTTAGTACTCACGGAGCCCCTTGCCCAAAAGTATTTCGGGGACCCTGCTGCCGCGCTGGGCAAGACAATGATCTGCAATCAAAAACCGGTTACCGTTACCGGAGTCATCGCCAGCCCTCCTGCCAACTCAGATATCCTGGTCACTGGCTTGCTGTCGGCCGACTACTCCAACAAGAGGGCCTGGATGGAAGATTTCCCGGTATATACTTTTATCCTGTTCAACAGCCAACCAGACCTGGCCCGTTTTGAACGCAAGATGAAACCAATCGCTGATAAATATTGTCAACCCGAACTGGACAAAACAGCCGATAAGGGATATTCCGTAGGCTTTGTCCTGGAAGCGTTGGCCGATGTACATTTCAGTAAGGCTAAACTGATCGATACGCCCAAAGGCAACCGGCAATTCAGTTATATATTCTCGTTGCTGGCTGCGTTTATCCTCATCATTGCCTTACTCAATTATATCAACCTGTCCACAGCCCGGGCTACCGAGCGTGCCAAAGAAGTAGGGGTGAGAAAAGTAAACGGCGCAAGACCATTGCAGTTGATCCGCCAGTTCCTGTTTGAATCATTCCTGCTCATTGCTATTGCCTGGATCATTGCCTTCACCATCGTACTGTTGGCACTCCCTTATTTCAACACCCTGTTGAATGCGCAGCTTAGCCTTAGCTGGAGGGGAAGCACCCTCTTTATGGCCTGCATTTTTGTAGTGACCATCTTGCTGGCGGGCCTCTATCCGGCTTTTATCCAATCCCGGTTCCGGCCCGTGGAAATACTAAAAGGTAAATGGCGCTACAGCAGCAAAGGGATCTTTTTACGCAGAATGCTCACCACGGCACAATTTGTTATTACAGCAGCCCTGATCACTGGTACGGTAGTGATCTACAGCCAGATGAAGTATATAAATAATAAAGACACAGGCTATGTGAAAGAACAGGTCGCCTCTATTCATATATCCAATGATTCGCTGGCACAACGAGCCGCACCTTCCTTTATACAATCCTTGAAAGAATTACCTGCGGTGAAAGCCGTTTCTGCCGGTAGCGGCATCCATCCGGACGCCTTATCAATAGCTACCACATTTGCCGGATCGGGAAGTAAGAAAAGAGAAATAATGTGCAATTACTTTTTTATTGATAAAGAACTTTTGCCCTTGTTACAGATCCGCCTGAAGGAAGGAAGAAATATATCAGATAGTCTTAGCACGGATAAGACTGAGGCTTTCCTGGTGAATGAGGCCTTTGTAGAAAAAATGGGATGGACCTCGGCCCTGGGGCAATCCATGGAAGGATTTGGCCACAAAGGAAGGATAGTGGGCGTAGTAAGGAACTTTTATTACAAATCCCTGCACAATGTAATAGAACCTCTCATCATGGTGTACCATACGGACATTACGATGTCAATCACTATCAAAATACAGCCAAAGGACCTGCCTCTGGTAGCCACCGCCTGGAAGGCCCATTACCCGGCCACGCCATTTGATTATTCATTCCTGGATGAGAGCTACAAGGAACAATATGATAAGGACAGGCTCACCATGAAGTTGTTCTCGTACTTCACCATATTGGCCATCCTGATCTCCTGCCTGGGATTGTTGGGTCTCGTATCGTTGATGGCGGTGCAACGCACCAAAGAAATAGGTATCCGGAAAGTATTGGGGGCGTCGGTGCAGCAACTGATCTCCCTGCTCACCCGCGATTTTGTGAAACTGATCATCATTGCATCCCTCATCGCATTGCCCCTTGCCGGGATTGCTATGAGCCAATGGTTAACTTCTTATGCTTATCATATTTCTCTGACCTGGTGGATGTTCCTGCTACCTGTTGTGTTGATCCTGTTGATCGCACTGACTGTCATTGGACAGCAGGTAATAAGGGCAGCCCTGGCCAATCCAGTCACTGCCCTACGTGCTGAATAATTTACTTGTATACCTGTTTCTTCCAGGTTGCGTCTTTAATGCGCAATATGGAGATCGAATAAGGCTTTACACTGGTTTCAAAAGAAGGTTTTATCCCGGTGAGTGTTGTGCTTACAGGAATGTATTTTTCCGGCTGATCCAGTGAGTTTTCTGCCTGGGGTGCATCGGCCTGCAAGCTGATGAGCATGGCAGTAGGAGCCACGCCGGCTATGCCTTCCAGGTTGATATAGGTGGAATAACGGGTTTCAGAGCCATTGACCATCTTGACAATGATGTCTCCTGTTTTTTGGTCCCTTCCTGCAATGCTGAAAAACTTATTGGGTTCGCGGTAGGTGAAAAGCAGGTTGCCATCCAGGTAACATTCCACCTTATCGGTACCTACCTCAATAGTGATATCATACCAGCGGCCGGTTTGAATGGGTGCAGGCAATCTCTTTTGCGGCATCATGTCGGCCACAGAAAAACTATCCGACACTAATTCTACCACCGAATTGAGGTTTACATAAGAACCTATGTGCACGCGCATATGCTGTGCGCCATCTTTAACCGCAAAGGGAATAATGAAAGCATTGGTGCCGCCGGTTTTGCGTGCTTTGAGTTTGAGTGTATAAGTATCGAATGTTTTACCTGTGAGGATGTTCAGCCGTTGTGCCCCTTGTACGGTTTGGGCCAGTGCACTATCTTTTACCACCCACTTGCCCCGTATAGACTGCCATTCCTGGGGCCGGTTGATGAAATCGCTTTTGTATATAGTAGCGCCCCCTTTTATTACTTCAATATCCCGATACTCTGTTTGTGTATCCCAGGTAGCCAGCCCGATGCCTCCGGCAAACTGAGGAATTGGATTAGCTGATGGAGGCAGTGTAACGGTTGTTTGGAGGTTTTGATCTGCGCGGTGATCATTCATCATTTTGATGGCATAATAAGAGATGCGTCCAAAGCTGCGCCCGGCATCGAAGTTGATAAGGTTCACTGGCCAGTGCCGTGTATTGACATTTTCAAACAATGGTGCATAGCTCGACATTTTAACGAGGTCACCATTGCGTTCCATGCCCATGATGTATACGGCATCATTCAATGCAGCCAGCATATTACCGCTGCCTACCCCGGCGTTGGTAGCGTATTCGCCCACATACACGTCCCAATCACCCCGCTTGTATTTATCAAAGTGATCATAATTATTGAAAGCCCAATAAGCACCTTTGTAAGCATGTTCATCGGCCATATCCACCCGGTGCATACTGTCAAGGGTACGCTTGTTGATATCACCAATGCCCATACTGGCCATAAGGGTAAGCTGTGGATACTTCTTTTTAATAGCATCATAGAAAATATTGTAGCGCCTGGCATAGCGTGGCCCATGCTGTTCATTGCCGATCTCCACATACTTAAGCGGAAACGGTTTGGGATGGCCACTGGCCGCCCGCACCTTGCCCCATTTGGAATTGACCGGACCGATGGCATACTCAATAGCATCCAGCACATCGTCTACTAGCGGCTGCAGGGAATCCTCGGGGATAAAAGTGCCGCTGCGGTATTCGCAGGACACACCGGCATTGAATACATACAAGGCGTCCGCACCCAGGTCTTCACAAAACTGCAGGTACTCATGATAACCAAACCCATCGCTCGACCAATAACCCCACACACTGTAGGTACCTGGTCTTTTTTCTACGGGCCCCAGGGTGCGCTTCCAATTAGCAGCATTTTCAATATTTATGCCTTCTACAAAACAACCGCCGGGCCAGCGCACAAATGCAGGCTTCAGATTGGCCAGGTAGAGTGCCAGGTCTTTGCGCATACCGTTGGGCCGGTTCTTAAAAGTTTGTTGAGGAAACAGGGATACGAAGTCAAGCCACACGGTACCTGTACTGCCAAAGGAGAACACCAGCCTTGCTTTAAGGTCCGATGCCGAAGGTTTCAGGGTACTGGAATATTTCTTCCAGGTGTTGCCTTTGATATTGTCGAAGACCTGCTTGCCCAGTATTTTGCCATCAGCCGCTTGCAAGGATACCGTCACAGACCCTTTGTAGCGTTCATCCGTGCGGGCATAAAAAGAGAAGTTGTACTGTTCTCCGCTGTTCACGCGGATACCCCAGAAGCCCTCATTCACGAGGTTGTTCCTGCCATCAGCATCCAATGCCTGAATATTAACCTGCATGGAATTGGGTGTAGCTTCATTCAACGGATTGGCCTGGGTAAGCTGTAGTTGAATGTCTGCTTTCGGCCCTGCTTCCAGTGACCAGGCGGGCCATTGGCTGGTAAGCGGCCAGCGCATTCTCCAATCACTCACCCTGGGCTGCAACATGAAATGCGGCGTACGGGCAGTGGGGATCAGCCATCCGTCTTCCACCTTCGTGCCGGCAGGCAGCCTGCTTTCCTCAAAACCCCGGTTCTGGATCAGCTCACCATACAAGCCGCCTTCGCCACCATGACTGATCTCTTCAAAGAAGATACCATGTAATGTGGAAGCAACGGGCGCACCGGGTTTTGAAGCATCGATGGTAATCGATGCCTGGCGCTGGCTATACGATGCGGTTGATAAAAGGGCAAATGATACGAGGGTAAATAGCTTTGTTTGCATGTTAGAGTATTATTTCACGATCCACTCATGGATACCCGTAGCGTGTTCGGCAGGTAATTGCACTTCGAGCTTCAGGGCCGTGGTCTTTATTGGCTCAAACTTTACCAGGTTGTATTTGTCCTTAGCGGTCTCATAATTGCCAATGGGCTGTACAGGCACCCACTCATCGCCCTTCTTATAATAGATCTTCCAGGAAGCAGGAATGCGGCATCCACCCCAGGGACCATCATCAAACCAATAGACCTGTGATTGGGAAACGGTATATTCCTGGTCAAAATCATACTGTACCCATTCGAGGGTATTTTTCTTTGGCCACCAATGCAGGTAGGTACCATTCTGGTCTTTGGAATCCTCCGGCTCATATTGATCATTCAGGGCTTTGAACATGCGGGGGCTCTGGATGGAAGCACTGACCTTGCTTTTGGAAGCAATGGTGGGAGCGGGTTTAGGTTTGGCAGCGGATGCTTCATAAGGGATCCACACCACCATTTCACCCGGACCACGGTTGGCCCAGCTATAGTAAGGAATAGCGGTTACAGTTTGTTCAGATTTGATCAGCTCTTCAGCGTTCACCTGTCTTTTAGTAGATGAACCTTTCATTTCGAGCACGGTAACGCCGTTGAGTAAACCGGGCTTATTGACTGCCTGTATAGCGGCTGTTTTGTTCACCACGATGTTTTGCACTGTACTGTCTTTATTATCGGGACCTTCCAGGCAATAGATCAATGGACCACGCTGTAAGGCAAAACGGTTCTTGTCGTCTTTAACGGTTTCTTTGGCATATACCTTTTGAATGTCCATGGGTAATTCAAAAGCGATCACATCGCCTTTCTTCCAGGAACGATTGATCACGGCATACCCTTTCACCATGTCATACTTCACAGGCTTGCCATTGAGTGTAATGGCCAATGGCTTTGCCCTTTTGTCGGCTCCATAATACAGGTCGCCGGGTACCAACTCTTTCTTAGACCAGCCGGGTACACGCACCTGCAAGGCAAAAGCAGTTGTTTTTTCGGGGCTCACCACGATCTTCACTTTTCCTTCCCAGGGATATTCTGTTTGCTGCTCCAGGTTGATGGTACCGGCAGGCAATGTAATATTGGCCTTGCCACCGGCAAACAGGTTTACATACAGGTTGTTTTTATCCTGAGCATACATATAGCCCGGCATGGAAGGGAGAAAACGTGTCATATTGGAAATACAACAGGCACAGCCAAACCAGGCACTGCGCTGGTGCTGCCCCATGGAAGCAAGGGGGTTGGGATAAAAGAAACGGTCACCACTTAAGGATACTCCGGATAACAATCCATTATACAGAATACGTTCCAACACATCAATGTATTTGGCATCACCATGCAACAGGAACATCCGGTTGTTCCAATACACATTAGCAATCGCCGCACAGGTCTCTGCATAGGCCGACATATTGGGTAATTGGAACGGAGCGCCAAAAGCCTCTCCGGCGCCCGTAGCTCCTATCCCACCTGTGATGTACAGCTTCCTTTCTACCACATCATGCCAGATAGCGTCAATTGCTTTGAGATAGGCTTCATTGCCTGTGAGCGCAGCAATATCGGCCATACCGGTGTACATATAAGCAGCCCGCACCGCATGACCTACGGCTTCAGACTGATCTACTACTTTCTTATTCGCCTGACTGTATTCAGAACCTTTGGGTCCACGAATATCGAGGAAGAACTTGGCCAGGTCGAGGTATTTCTTTTCACCCGTTACCCGGTACAGTTTTGCCAGTCCGATCTCTACTACCTGGTGGCCAGGCGCTTTTTCTTCTTTGCCATAACCAAAGTCCTTTACCAGCAAATCGGCATTTTTGGTAGCAATATTGAGCAGGTTCTTTTTGCCGGTAGCCTGGTAATGCGCCACTGCGGCTTCGTACAAGTGACCGGCATTGTATAATTCATGACTCAGGTCTTCTTCCTTTTCATAACGCTTTGATCCCAGCCATTCATGCGGCTTGGCAGCCTTCATGGTACGGAATGTGTACAGGTAACCATCGGGCTCCTGGGCAGCTGCTATTATCTGGATCAGTGTATCGAGGTAAAGTTCCAGTTTAGGGTTCTTTTGCACCTGTAGTCCATAAGAAGCTCCCTCAATAACTTTGTAGATATCTGTATCATCAAAGGGATATTCCGTGTATTTGTCGGCAGGCATTTTTCCTGCTGCTTTCAGGAAGTTGTCAACACGGCCTGTACGCCTGCACTGGTCGAGTGTATAGGGAATAGTTATATCTGCATTCACCTGTATTTTTGGCGCCCAGAAATGGTCCGTTAAGTGTACATGGGTAAAATCAACGGGCTGTATCGGATAATCTGAATGCTGACCATACATCGGCAACGCAACGGCTAATACGGCAGCCTGCATCACAGTTTTCTTTCTTGTTAGTATTGACATCATATGCGCGGGGCTTTATTAGTGGCAATTTAACACTTAATGAATAATAAAGGATGTCGTTTTGCGACAGCCTTTATTATGGATAATACTGGTTAATCCCCAGCCAATTTAAGCCTATTGCAGATTGCCGGGGATTGCATTTACAATGAGATAACCTGTCTCTTATTAAAGCTTTACACTAAAAATATATTGGTTAATAAATGGTAGTGACTGGCGACACCAGGTTAGCGCTTTTCAGGAAGGTAGCCCTTGATCTTGCGGTAAGTGTGGGAAAAATCAGCAGCATCGGCAAATTGCAGTTCATCTGCTATCTCAGCAATGGACATACGGGTATAAAGCAATCGTGTATCGGCCAGTTTGACCTTATAGGTGAGGATGTATTTCTTCAGTGAAACATGGTACTGCCTTTTGAAATAGGAGCTGAAGTCATCAGGTGAAATATGGAACTCCCGGGCGAGGTGTTCGATCGTGAGCTTGTCTGATTCGTAGATATTATAATTGATATAATGCAGCACATCATGGGTAATGGCCTGCGGGTGTGTGGCCTGCACATAATTGGACTCCAGTATATTCCTGGCCACCATATTGAGCAGGGCCAGTAAACACAAGGTAATATTGCTGTCGGCATAGGACCGGCGGTGACTGGCTTCGGCCACCAGCACATTGAATAAAGCAAAGACGGATACCTTATCGCTCTTTAAATGAATGAGTGATTGCTTGTGTTGCTGTTCGCTGTACAGGATGAATTCCAGTTTTTTAAACTGCTCGGTAGAGAAAGGCAGGACATTCCGTACGGTAGTAGCTTCAAAAAGTAACTGCTGAAACCTGATGAAATGGATGCGGGAGTGTTCTTCCAGGCAAATGGTATTCTTTTCACCCGGAATATGCATAAAGAGATCGCCGGTGTGAAAATGGACCTGTACATCATCGAGCATTCTATGGCCGCTGCCCTCTTCCACAAAGACCAACTCAAAATAATTATCGGCCTGCGGAGAACAGTCCAACACTTCTGTATCATAGGTCACGATCTCCAGTGGCTGAAAGATATTTCTGGGCATAGTTCCTTGAATGTTGACAAATTACCCGGTAAAGGCCGGGTATTAAATTTACAACCTTCTCCTCTTTTAGCCAATTACAGGCGCTGAAAATGAGAAGGATATTCCTGCAATCAGGGAAATAAACGCTTTAGATGTCAGAATTGTTTAGTATTTCCAGGCTGGTCCGGCCTGTGCCGCTTTCAGGTAAGTGTATTTAGATCCTTGTGTAGCCCTTTGTATAGCGGGCTCAACCCAATCGGCGCCGGCTGTAGTCACAGCAGGTGCTGTGCTTTTTATAGCAATGAGCATCTTCCCGGTATAGTTCCACCTGCTATCAGCACTACGGTTTATATCCTTTTTATCACTGGCAATAAATCCTTTCTCAGTTGCTTCCAGGGATCTGCCAAACACTTTATTATCCTGTATGTCGGCATGGGCAGCAGCTGTGATGGATTCATATACTGCGCCCTTTTTTCCTGCATCATCCCAAATGATATTGTTATTGATGGTTACCGTGTCGGGCCCCATCGTCATACCCGGTCTTTTGGAAAAGACGCCTATGCGGATGGCTGGCATATCGCAATTAACGAATACGTTATCACTGATCATGGCGCGCCTTACCTGGAAGTAACCATTGATGGGTGTATTCTCCAGCCCATTGACAAGTGTTACCGGCGCCCGAAAACTCTGCCGGGGCGCCCCTTGCAGGTTATAAAAATAATTGTTGATAGCAGCATGCCCCTCTCCTATGAACCGGATGCCATAGGACAGTTTCTTATTGGTTCCGTCGAAAAAATTGCCATCACATAAGCAATCATTGCCGTGGCGCAGGGTCAATCCACCATCACTCTCTACAAACGTATTGTGCAGGTAGGAGTTATGGCATGATTTATTGGAGATGATCTCGATCTCTCCATCACAGGCCTCAAAACGATTGAATGCTACTATACAGTGGGCTTCGGTAAAGGAGGTTTTGCTGTCGCCGATGCGGATGCTCTCGAGACCATTATCGGCATCAGGGCCATTGAACCGGTTGAGGAAGTAATTGTAACTGATGAGGTGCCTGGCGGGTACGCCGGGCTGCAGCCACACAGTGACTGTAGCACCCAGGTTGCGTTTACTTTTCAGCAGGCACCTCGTCAATACATTGTGTTGTCCAAAGAGTGACACCCATTTGTTGTCAGTATTGAGGCTGTCATTGTTGTAGTCATCAATCACACAATCCTGCACGGTACTATACATGGCATCCTGCTTACCGGCACGGAAGCTGATCACGGAGCGTTCTTTTAATCCTTTCCCGCCATTCTTCCAGGTGAAGCCTGCTATTATGAGGTAGTTGCCTGCGAAAGCCAATGTTGAATTGCCTTCAAAACTTACCTTGCCGGGCGTTTGCGCCATGAACCAGACGGGCTTTTCTTTGGTACCGCGGGTATTAGCGAATTGAATAATAGCATTGTTGTATACTCCGTCTTTCAAAAGTATTCTATCGCCGGCATCGGCTTTGTTTAATAAGGTCACTGCTTCTTCGGGCGAGGAAGTAAGAAAGTCTGTAGCAAATGTTGCTATTGAAAGGATAAGTACAGCAAGTGTGAGTGTTATGTGTTTCATAATAGTCATCGGGAAGAGGTAAATAGCGAGTGGCTAGTGGTGAATGGTGAGTGGTCAGAGGCCGTTTACTGCTAGCCTCTAGCCACTCACCCCTAGCCTCTTAAGAGAAATAGGTTCCGCCGTTGATATCAATATTAGCGCCGGTAATAAAACTGCTTTCATCACTGGCCAGGTAAGCAACGAGGTCGGCTACTTCAGCAGCTTTCCCTTCCCGGCGCAGCGGCGTGCCATTGGCCACATTGGTGCGGATCTCAGGTTTGGTAAATGTATCATGGAAAGTAGTGGCAATCATACCCGGGTCTACTGCATTCACGCGAATACCTTTGGGGCCAAGCTCTTTGGCAATGGATTTGGTAAAAGTAGCCACCGCTCCTTTGGCCGTAGCATACGCCGAAGCACCAAAACCTCCGCCATCACGACCAGCTTGTGAAGAAAAGTTCACGATAGCGCTACCGGCAGGCATCAGGGGTGATACATGCTTGGTAAGCAGGAAAGCCGATCGCACGTTGAGGCCCATCACAAAATCCCAGAAATCAGTATCCATATCGGCCAATTGTTTACGGGCTACCATACCACCGGCTACATTCACGAGGATATGTATGTCTTTACCAAAAGCTTGTTGTGCTGCCTGAATAAGATTTACAACATCGGCATCTTTACTCACATCGCCTTTTACGGCAATGGCTTCACCACCTTTTGCTTTGATCTCCGCCACTGTATCTGCCGCCTGTTGTTCACTGCTTAAATAGTTGATCACTACTTTAGCTCCTTCCTGCGCCAGTTTGATCGAAGTGGCTTTACCAATGTCTCTTGCACCACCTGTAACGATGGCTACTTTGCCTGCTAATTTCATATTGCTGTTATTTGTTTGTAAATGATTGGTTGGGTTTTGCTGTAATGAAGGTGATGCATATCCATGCCAGCGGCACCATCAGCGCGCCCAGTATAAAAAAGGACGTATAACTTGTTTGCGTGATCACGGGTACGATCCAGGTGGTGATCAGGGTTCCCAGTACGGCCGATGTACCACCCATACCTGCCACGGTGCCTACATTCTTTCCATGGAAATAATCGCCGGGCAGGGTTTGTATATTATTGATCAGGAATTGAAAGCCAAATAAGGTAGCGCTGATCAGGGCAATGGCCACATTCACCTGTTCTTTCAAATGATCGAGGTAAAAGGCGATCAGGGTTAAGGATACCAGCATAATGATGCTGCCGATGGTAATGGCCTGCTTTCGCGCTTTGGGTGCCGCTATACCCTTCTTAATTTTAGAAGAGGAAAAGAAACCGCCCATCAATCCACCGATCGCGGCAAACAAATAGGGCACCCAGGCGAAAGCCCCGATCTGCTTCATGTCAAACTGGTACTGCTCCTTGAGAAAGGTAGGCAACCAGGTCACGAACAGCCACCATACGGGATCAATAAAGAACCGGGAACTAATGATGCCCCAGGTGTTTTTGAACTGCAACAGTTGGCGCCAGGTATACACAGTAGTAGCCGTGGTTCTTGCTGCCTCCGCTGCTGCGTTACCCTGTTGAATGTAATCTTGTTCTTCCCTGGTGATCCAGGGGTGTTTATCCGGTGTATTCTTATTGATCAGTAGCCAGGGAATGATCCACAGGAAACCCAGCACAGCGATCACCACAAAGGTGGTCTTCCAGCCAAAGGCCAGGAACAGACCAGCGATCACGGGCGCTGCTACTACGGAACCCAGGGAAGCGCCTGCACCAAAAATGCCCTGTGCGATGGCCCTTTCTTTAGGCGGAAACCACTCGGCATTGCTCTTGGTAGCACCCGGCCAGTTGCCCGCTTCACTGATGCCCAGTAAAAAACGAAAGATATTAAAGGACAAGATAGATCTAGCCAGGGCATGCAAAGCAATGGATATGCTCCAGCCAATGATCGATACGGCCATACCCAGGCGGGTACCAATAGCATCCATCATTTTGCCTGTCACGGTTTGTCCAATGGCATAGGCCACCATAAAGAAAGTAGTGATGAGGGCCAGGGCATTTTTGCTATCGCCATCAGCAATACCAAAGTCCTTATAGATATAGGGCCACATGAAATTGATAGCGCCTCTATCAATATAATTAATAATGGTAGCCAGGCCGATCAGGGAAATGATATACCACCGCAATCCCTTCAGCTTGAATGCTCCCTTTCCTGTGCCCGCTGCCTTGCCGGCAAGGCCGCCGTTGCGGGTTCCCGTTTTCGTTGTTTGTATATCTGTACTTGCTTTCAATACTTACTGTTTTGAGACAACTTATTGATTGGGGATCTTCAGCTTTTGCAGAAATGCCGCAATGGCTTTATTCAATTCAGTGTTCTTATCCCTGGGAAATCCGCCATGCTTGCCACCTTCCACGGTCATGAATTCGGTGATCACTCCCGCTTCCTTTAGCTTTTTGTGCAACTCTACTGATTGTTCATAAGGTACTGTGGGATCTGCATCACCATGGGCAATGAAGACCGGGGGATTGTCCTTGTTTACATAATTAACAGGAGATACCGACCGGGCAAAAGCCGCATCAGTGGCCTTATCTCCCAACCAGCGGGTAGCCGATTTACTCGTAATGTTTTTGCCATAACCCCAGTCCCATACATCGGTGATGCCATATTTGTCGATGATGGCAGCCACCTTAATATTTTCTACACCGGGACAGTTGCCATCAAAGCGGTGATCATTGGCGAGCAGACCAGCCATAAGGGCCAGGTGCCCACCCGCACTGCCGCCCATTATCACGATCTTGTTGACATCTATGTTCAGTGCTTTGGCATTTTTGATCAGGTAGATCAGGGCGCAACGTGCATCTTCCACCGCAGCAGGGGCTGTAGCCTGGCCTGTGAGGCGGTATTCGATATTGGCTACCGCAAAACCCATTTTAAAGAAGGTATTAAATCCCGACTGCGATTCTTTGGTGCCGTGGTTCCAGCCACCACCATGAATATTGATCACCACCGGTGTGGGCTTACCATTGTTGGGCGGCAGGTAGAGATCCAGCTTTTGTTCCCAGTTCTTGCCGCTGGTATATACCACATCTATTTGACGGGTGAAACCTGCCGGTGTTTCTACAGGTTTGGGAGCAGTAGAATCTGCTTGTTGGGCAGTAGCTGTCATAGCGAAGGTGATACCCACCGCT encodes:
- a CDS encoding MFS transporter; this encodes MKASTDIQTTKTGTRNGGLAGKAAGTGKGAFKLKGLRWYIISLIGLATIINYIDRGAINFMWPYIYKDFGIADGDSKNALALITTFFMVAYAIGQTVTGKMMDAIGTRLGMAVSIIGWSISIALHALARSILSFNIFRFLLGISEAGNWPGATKSNAEWFPPKERAIAQGIFGAGASLGSVVAAPVIAGLFLAFGWKTTFVVIAVLGFLWIIPWLLINKNTPDKHPWITREEQDYIQQGNAAAEAARTTATTVYTWRQLLQFKNTWGIISSRFFIDPVWWLFVTWLPTFLKEQYQFDMKQIGAFAWVPYLFAAIGGLMGGFFSSSKIKKGIAAPKARKQAITIGSIIMLVSLTLIAFYLDHLKEQVNVAIALISATLFGFQFLINNIQTLPGDYFHGKNVGTVAGMGGTSAVLGTLITTWIVPVITQTSYTSFFILGALMVPLAWICITFITAKPNQSFTNK
- a CDS encoding alpha/beta hydrolase — protein: MKYILLAVGITFAMTATAQQADSTAPKPVETPAGFTRQIDVVYTSGKNWEQKLDLYLPPNNGKPTPVVINIHGGGWNHGTKESQSGFNTFFKMGFAVANIEYRLTGQATAPAAVEDARCALIYLIKNAKALNIDVNKIVIMGGSAGGHLALMAGLLANDHRFDGNCPGVENIKVAAIIDKYGITDVWDWGYGKNITSKSATRWLGDKATDAAFARSVSPVNYVNKDNPPVFIAHGDADPTVPYEQSVELHKKLKEAGVITEFMTVEGGKHGGFPRDKNTELNKAIAAFLQKLKIPNQ